Proteins from a genomic interval of Alphaproteobacteria bacterium:
- a CDS encoding DUF362 domain-containing protein, whose protein sequence is MTATVAVVADPARAGSDLLADAVARAGLWRALADVCGNGTVEPAALPVLILADMGGFAAGSPAAADPALVEGLVDLLHDRGYTDVALCGTADSADGWAENRDVAVRADLLGYRYVTPQGRAYDVVDLAEDLIDAPFPSGGVLRGSPLARRWLDAGFRIVVAGARTDERETYALCLDALLGALPLADKDHYYRRRMDAGDAVCDLLRATPVHFAVIDAVTAAHGSGGARAPQPIAAGCVIASTSAPLADYAGALKMGLDPHGSPLADRVFAGIGLPEPYTVDGSLAPWPGWRNVPPALTAAARARAALPVGDRLVAPWLQTLDTGLFPLKNVVDARVNPHVSRFFAGTDDDPLALSLLVLANAAISAAGQWLDGWRVLFDKDAIRRRVVPLGFDPAVYRAADYAAIRPELDRLAALLDGVAPAAEDLTWREVDGATVFSYARDLPIPFDLFVARVDVARTIQFMNDYVGGVVVPTARDRQGRVLRQVERNLYLPQPNDLVLYQGKPIDVGKIEICDYGADRHRMYWKTIASANGSAVHDDGVVTFTRSARGTAVRIAGRQLFTLPPFWQAVNLDLAPALKAALVTHAYKTFFDRTLANFEALVEGRAVHIGRDWHEPAHPRDTEALPAEAIERLAVALGEKLEGVLARRGGLAMPGGAGEPDRIDDDGFRHFVGPAGANAEADTAGAAAQWQAAVAAFGAFISDLAAAVARDGIAAPARLAEALT, encoded by the coding sequence GTGACGGCCACCGTCGCCGTCGTCGCGGACCCGGCCCGGGCGGGGTCCGACCTGCTGGCCGATGCGGTCGCGCGGGCGGGACTGTGGCGGGCGCTGGCCGACGTTTGCGGCAACGGCACCGTCGAACCGGCGGCCTTGCCGGTGCTCATCCTCGCCGACATGGGCGGCTTCGCGGCAGGATCGCCGGCAGCGGCCGACCCGGCGCTGGTCGAGGGCCTGGTCGACCTGCTGCACGATCGGGGCTACACCGACGTCGCCCTCTGCGGCACCGCCGATTCCGCCGACGGCTGGGCCGAGAACCGCGACGTCGCGGTGCGCGCCGACCTGCTCGGCTATCGCTATGTCACGCCGCAGGGCCGCGCCTACGACGTCGTCGACCTGGCCGAGGACCTGATCGATGCGCCGTTCCCTTCCGGCGGCGTGCTGCGGGGCAGCCCGCTTGCCCGGCGCTGGCTGGACGCCGGCTTCCGCATCGTCGTCGCCGGCGCCCGCACCGACGAGCGCGAGACCTATGCACTGTGCCTCGACGCCCTGCTCGGCGCGCTACCGTTGGCCGACAAGGACCACTACTACCGGCGCCGGATGGACGCGGGTGACGCGGTCTGCGACCTGCTGCGCGCGACGCCGGTGCACTTCGCCGTGATCGATGCGGTGACCGCCGCCCACGGCAGCGGCGGCGCCCGCGCGCCGCAGCCGATCGCCGCCGGTTGTGTGATCGCCAGCACCAGCGCGCCCCTCGCCGACTATGCCGGCGCGCTGAAGATGGGCCTCGACCCGCACGGCTCGCCGCTTGCCGACCGCGTGTTCGCCGGCATCGGCCTGCCGGAGCCCTACACCGTCGACGGCAGCCTGGCGCCATGGCCGGGCTGGCGCAACGTGCCGCCGGCGCTGACGGCCGCGGCCCGCGCCCGCGCCGCGCTGCCGGTCGGCGACCGGCTGGTCGCGCCCTGGCTGCAGACCCTCGATACCGGGCTGTTTCCCTTGAAGAACGTGGTCGACGCCCGGGTCAACCCGCATGTCAGCCGGTTCTTCGCCGGCACCGACGACGACCCGCTGGCGCTGTCGCTGCTGGTGCTGGCCAATGCCGCCATCAGCGCCGCCGGCCAGTGGCTCGACGGCTGGCGGGTGCTGTTCGACAAGGATGCGATCCGCCGCCGGGTCGTGCCGCTCGGCTTCGATCCTGCCGTCTACCGCGCCGCCGACTATGCCGCGATCCGGCCGGAGCTGGACCGGTTGGCCGCCCTGCTCGACGGCGTCGCGCCGGCGGCGGAGGACCTGACCTGGCGCGAGGTCGACGGTGCCACCGTTTTCAGCTACGCGCGCGACCTGCCGATTCCGTTCGACCTGTTCGTCGCCCGGGTCGACGTCGCCCGCACCATCCAGTTCATGAACGACTATGTCGGCGGCGTGGTGGTGCCGACCGCGCGCGACCGCCAGGGGCGCGTGCTGCGCCAGGTCGAACGCAATCTCTACCTGCCGCAGCCCAACGACCTGGTCCTGTACCAGGGCAAGCCGATCGACGTCGGCAAGATCGAGATCTGCGACTATGGCGCCGATCGCCATCGCATGTACTGGAAGACCATCGCCAGTGCGAACGGCTCCGCCGTCCACGACGACGGCGTGGTCACCTTCACCCGCAGCGCCCGCGGCACCGCCGTCCGCATCGCCGGCCGGCAGCTGTTCACGCTGCCGCCGTTCTGGCAGGCGGTGAACCTGGACCTCGCCCCGGCGTTGAAGGCGGCGCTGGTCACCCACGCCTACAAGACCTTCTTCGATCGCACGCTGGCCAATTTCGAGGCGCTGGTCGAAGGCCGCGCGGTGCACATCGGCCGCGACTGGCACGAACCGGCGCATCCGCGCGACACCGAGGCGCTGCCGGCCGAGGCGATCGAACGGCTCGCGGTCGCGCTCGGCGAAAAGCTGGAGGGCGTGCTGGCCCGGCGCGGCGGGTTGGCGATGCCGGGCGGTGCCGGCGAGCCCGACCGCATCGACGACGATGGATTCCGCCATTTCGTCGGTCCCGCCGGGGCGAACGCGGAGGCGGACACGGCCGGCGCAGCGGCGCAATGGCAGGCTGCCGTCGCGGCGTTCGGTGCGTTCATCAGCGACCTTGCCGCCGCTGTCGCCCGCGACGGCATCGCGGCGCCGGCCCGGCTGGCGGAGGCGTTGACATGA
- a CDS encoding RidA family protein yields the protein MTIQRSDVGPRMSQCVVHGDTVYLAGQVADDQNADVVTQTRQVLAKVDRLLAAAGTDKTKLLSAQVWLRNIADFAAMNSVWDAWVSPGNTPARACTEAKLAVDTLLVEVMVVAAR from the coding sequence ATGACCATCCAGCGATCCGACGTCGGCCCGCGCATGAGCCAGTGCGTCGTCCACGGCGACACCGTCTATCTCGCCGGCCAGGTCGCCGACGACCAGAATGCCGACGTGGTCACCCAGACCCGCCAGGTGCTGGCCAAGGTCGACCGGCTGCTGGCCGCCGCCGGCACCGACAAGACCAAGCTGCTCAGCGCCCAGGTCTGGCTGCGCAACATCGCCGATTTCGCGGCGATGAACTCGGTGTGGGACGCCTGGGTGTCACCCGGCAACACGCCGGCGCGGGCCTGCACCGAGGCGAAGCTGGCGGTCGACACGCTGCTGGTCGAGGTGATGGTGGTCGCGGCGCGCTGA
- a CDS encoding FAD-binding oxidoreductase has protein sequence MRPRRGASRPTAATAAITIVEAEAQPGYHSTGRSAAMYLESYGPQPINALTGASRAFFMAPPPGFAEVPLLTPRPVMLVAAPGDEALLEAELSRHPMLSAIGVAAARAMVPLLRPAALTRAAMENDAMAMDVAAIHQGYLRGFRALGGRIVTDARVRALTRRADGWRIETPAGDFAADIVVDAAGAWADRVAALAGARPRGLQPKRRTAVIVPAPAGHDVRRWPLVSDVAETYYFRAEVGDLLVSPADQTPVEPCDAQPDEIDVAVAVDRLEHALDIAVRRVLHKWAGLRSFVGDGNPVVGWDGAVDGFFWLAGQGGYGIQSAPGMADYVAALLAGRPNPIPALDPATVAATRTITATKGKEHP, from the coding sequence GTGCGTCCGCGGCGTGGCGCATCGCGGCCGACCGCGGCGACGGCGGCGATCACGATCGTCGAGGCGGAAGCACAGCCGGGCTACCACTCCACCGGTCGGTCGGCGGCGATGTACCTGGAGTCCTACGGGCCGCAGCCGATCAATGCCCTGACCGGCGCCAGCCGCGCCTTCTTCATGGCGCCGCCGCCGGGCTTCGCCGAGGTGCCGCTGCTGACGCCGCGGCCGGTGATGCTGGTCGCCGCCCCCGGCGACGAGGCGCTGCTGGAGGCCGAGCTTTCGCGCCATCCGATGCTCAGCGCGATCGGCGTCGCGGCGGCGCGCGCCATGGTGCCGCTGCTGCGCCCCGCCGCGCTGACCCGCGCGGCGATGGAGAACGACGCCATGGCGATGGACGTGGCGGCGATCCACCAGGGCTATCTGCGCGGCTTCCGCGCCCTCGGCGGCCGGATCGTCACCGATGCCCGGGTGCGCGCGCTGACGCGGCGGGCCGATGGCTGGCGGATCGAGACGCCCGCCGGCGATTTCGCCGCCGACATCGTGGTCGACGCCGCCGGCGCCTGGGCCGACCGGGTCGCCGCACTGGCCGGCGCCCGCCCGCGCGGCCTGCAGCCGAAGCGCCGCACCGCCGTCATCGTGCCGGCGCCCGCGGGCCACGACGTGCGCCGTTGGCCGCTGGTCTCGGACGTGGCCGAAACCTACTACTTCCGGGCCGAGGTCGGCGACCTGCTGGTCTCGCCCGCCGACCAGACCCCGGTCGAGCCCTGCGACGCCCAGCCCGACGAGATCGACGTGGCGGTCGCGGTCGACCGGCTGGAGCATGCGCTCGACATCGCCGTCCGGCGCGTGCTGCACAAGTGGGCCGGCCTGCGCAGCTTCGTCGGCGACGGCAACCCGGTGGTCGGCTGGGACGGCGCGGTCGACGGCTTCTTCTGGCTCGCCGGCCAGGGCGGCTACGGCATCCAGTCGGCGCCCGGCATGGCCGACTACGTCGCCGCGCTGCTTGCCGGCCGGCCGAATCCGATCCCGGCGCTCGACCCCGCGACGGTCGCCGCGACACGCACTATCACCGCCACCAAAGGGAAGGAACACCCATGA
- the dhaL gene encoding dihydroxyacetone kinase subunit DhaL has protein sequence MATYDSARLIAMFDAIATAIEADKERLCQLDGVIGDADHGIAMALGFGAVREALGKLEAGSEPTAVLNAAAKSFLNAVGASSGPLYATAFMRAGAAVKGKPALDDADMAAAFQAMAKGIQDRGKAEVGEKTMIDAWVPAAAAMAEAQAAGRDFAAGLSAALEAARGGAEATKAMVATKGRAMRLGDRARGHVDPGAASAVTVIEAMARGLGD, from the coding sequence ATGGCAACCTACGACTCCGCCCGCCTGATCGCGATGTTCGACGCGATCGCCACCGCCATCGAGGCGGACAAGGAGCGCCTGTGCCAGCTCGACGGCGTGATCGGCGACGCCGACCATGGCATCGCCATGGCACTCGGTTTCGGTGCGGTGCGCGAGGCGCTGGGCAAGCTCGAGGCCGGCAGCGAGCCGACCGCGGTGCTCAATGCCGCCGCCAAGTCGTTCCTCAACGCCGTCGGCGCGTCCTCCGGCCCGCTCTATGCCACGGCGTTCATGCGGGCCGGTGCCGCGGTCAAGGGCAAGCCGGCGCTCGACGATGCCGACATGGCGGCCGCCTTCCAGGCCATGGCCAAGGGCATCCAGGACCGCGGCAAGGCCGAGGTCGGCGAGAAGACCATGATCGACGCCTGGGTGCCTGCGGCCGCGGCAATGGCCGAGGCCCAGGCGGCGGGCCGCGACTTCGCCGCCGGCCTGTCCGCCGCACTGGAGGCCGCCCGCGGCGGCGCGGAAGCGACCAAGGCAATGGTTGCCACCAAGGGTCGCGCGATGCGGCTCGGCGACCGGGCGCGCGGCCATGTCGATCCCGGCGCCGCCTCGGCCGTCACCGTGATCGAGGCGATGGCCAGGGGGCTCGGCGATTGA
- a CDS encoding dihydroxyacetone kinase subunit DhaK yields MNGPDRVIEEMLEGIVAAHPRHLRQVDGSPRSVIAVDGPRPGKVGLVIGGGSGHEPTFLGYVGRGLADAAAIGNVFASPPPDPILECAKAVSGGAGVLFMYGNYAGDVMNFDMAAEMAAMDDIAVRTVLSTDDVASAPRDRIADRRGVAGNFFIFKAAGAACDMMMDFDECERVARKANAQTYTMGVALGPCSLPQTRKPNFEIGPDEMEIGMGIHGEPGIARGKLTSADSISDTMLDAILGEMSPSRGDRVAVLVNSLGSTSLMELYIMNRRVKQRLDDIGVEVYATWVGPYCTSLEMAGASITLHHLDGELQQMLDHPCDCAMFRAN; encoded by the coding sequence ATGAACGGCCCGGACCGGGTCATCGAGGAGATGCTGGAGGGCATCGTCGCCGCCCATCCGCGCCACCTGCGCCAGGTCGACGGCAGCCCGCGCTCGGTGATCGCGGTCGACGGGCCGCGGCCGGGCAAGGTCGGCCTGGTCATCGGCGGCGGGTCCGGCCACGAGCCGACCTTCCTCGGCTATGTCGGCCGCGGTCTCGCCGATGCGGCCGCCATCGGCAACGTGTTCGCGTCGCCGCCGCCCGACCCGATCCTCGAATGCGCCAAGGCGGTCAGCGGCGGTGCGGGCGTGCTGTTCATGTACGGCAACTACGCCGGCGACGTGATGAACTTCGACATGGCCGCCGAGATGGCGGCGATGGACGACATCGCGGTGCGCACGGTGCTGTCGACCGACGACGTCGCCTCCGCCCCGCGCGACCGCATCGCCGACCGGCGCGGCGTCGCCGGCAACTTCTTCATCTTCAAGGCCGCCGGTGCGGCCTGCGACATGATGATGGACTTCGACGAATGCGAGCGCGTCGCCCGCAAGGCCAATGCGCAGACCTACACCATGGGCGTCGCGCTCGGCCCCTGCTCGCTGCCGCAGACCCGCAAGCCGAATTTCGAGATCGGCCCGGACGAGATGGAGATCGGCATGGGCATCCACGGCGAGCCGGGCATCGCCCGCGGCAAGCTGACCAGCGCCGATTCGATCAGCGACACCATGCTCGACGCCATCCTCGGCGAGATGAGCCCGTCGCGCGGCGACCGGGTGGCGGTGCTGGTCAACTCGCTCGGCTCCACCTCGCTGATGGAGCTCTACATCATGAACCGGCGGGTGAAGCAGCGGCTCGACGACATCGGCGTCGAGGTCTACGCCACCTGGGTCGGGCCCTACTGCACCTCGCTGGAAATGGCCGGCGCCTCGATCACGCTGCACCACCTTGACGGCGAGCTGCAGCAGATGCTGGACCATCCCTGCGACTGCGCCATGTTCCGCGCCAACTGA
- a CDS encoding FGGY-family carbohydrate kinase codes for MADYLLGIDSGLTVTKAVLFDSGGRVVAVGRRAVPRIQPRARHVERDMAALWRESAAAIRDAIAQAGVAPGAVAAIGVTGHGDGLYLLGDDLAPLGNAIVSLDTRAAEVLDGWRADGTMAAALRATGQQPYAAAPAALLAWLRRHEPERYGRIRWVLSCKDWLRFCLAGAIATDLTEASVSFTDYRSQTYSDEAFALYGLPAMARATPEMLAPAAVAGQVTAAAAAMTGLAAGTPVVAGLHDVTASAIGSGVAETGRLSIVAGTFSINQVFSDRPQPSTEWYCRSGFARSLWLNMAISPASSANIDWMVRTLCPDAVARAAAEGGTAFDHLEPEIAAAFAGDSTVVYHPFLYGSPHGDDATAGFLGVQGWHDRGHLIRALYEGVVFNHRTHVDALRSAFPMTSARLCGGGARSSRLCQLFADTLGLDIEVVDAEETGALGAALCAAVGVGRYGSLAEASAAAVKLQRRYRSDPARAADLDARYARYRGSIDAVAPIWKSLRGQ; via the coding sequence ATGGCGGACTATCTGCTGGGCATCGACAGCGGGCTGACCGTCACCAAGGCGGTGCTGTTCGACTCGGGCGGACGGGTCGTCGCCGTCGGCCGGCGCGCGGTGCCGCGCATCCAGCCACGTGCGCGCCATGTCGAGCGCGACATGGCCGCACTGTGGCGCGAATCCGCGGCGGCGATCCGCGATGCGATCGCCCAGGCCGGCGTGGCGCCGGGCGCGGTCGCCGCGATCGGCGTCACCGGCCATGGCGACGGCCTCTATCTGCTCGGCGACGATCTGGCGCCGCTGGGCAATGCCATCGTCTCGCTCGACACCCGCGCGGCCGAGGTGCTGGACGGCTGGCGGGCCGACGGCACCATGGCGGCGGCGCTGCGGGCGACCGGGCAGCAGCCCTATGCGGCGGCGCCGGCGGCGCTGCTGGCCTGGCTGCGGCGGCACGAGCCGGAGCGCTACGGCCGCATCCGCTGGGTGCTGTCGTGCAAGGATTGGCTGCGCTTCTGCCTGGCCGGTGCGATCGCGACCGACCTGACCGAAGCCAGCGTCTCGTTCACCGACTATCGCAGCCAGACTTACAGCGACGAGGCCTTCGCCCTGTACGGGCTGCCGGCGATGGCACGTGCGACGCCTGAGATGCTGGCGCCGGCGGCGGTCGCCGGGCAGGTGACGGCGGCCGCGGCGGCAATGACGGGCCTTGCCGCAGGCACGCCGGTGGTCGCCGGCTTGCACGACGTCACCGCGTCGGCGATCGGCTCCGGTGTCGCCGAGACCGGCCGGCTGTCGATCGTCGCCGGCACCTTCAGCATCAACCAGGTCTTCTCCGACCGGCCGCAGCCGTCGACGGAATGGTACTGCCGCAGCGGCTTTGCCCGCAGCCTGTGGCTGAACATGGCGATCTCGCCGGCCTCCAGCGCCAACATCGACTGGATGGTGCGGACGCTGTGCCCCGACGCGGTCGCGCGCGCCGCGGCGGAGGGCGGCACTGCCTTCGACCACCTGGAGCCGGAGATCGCGGCGGCATTCGCCGGCGACAGCACCGTCGTCTACCACCCGTTCCTCTATGGCTCGCCGCACGGCGACGACGCCACCGCCGGCTTTCTCGGCGTGCAGGGCTGGCACGACCGCGGCCACCTGATCCGGGCCCTGTACGAGGGCGTGGTGTTCAACCATCGCACCCATGTGGATGCGCTGCGCAGCGCCTTTCCGATGACCTCGGCCCGGCTTTGCGGCGGCGGCGCGCGCAGCTCGCGGCTGTGCCAGCTGTTCGCCGACACGCTGGGACTCGACATCGAGGTGGTGGATGCGGAGGAGACCGGCGCGCTCGGCGCCGCGCTGTGCGCCGCCGTGGGCGTCGGGCGTTACGGGTCGCTGGCCGAGGCATCCGCGGCCGCGGTGAAGCTGCAGCGCCGCTACCGCAGCGACCCGGCGCGCGCGGCCGATCTGGACGCCCGCTATGCCCGCTATCGCGGCTC